Proteins co-encoded in one Nicotiana sylvestris chromosome 7, ASM39365v2, whole genome shotgun sequence genomic window:
- the LOC104224372 gene encoding nodulin-26-like — protein MSTSIIYIKVSEKVNSLFLVLPLLLSVFVGANNQSKSMEDLPVVDGIRATSLRINSYPSPAESNTTATTSQKHSKCLISVHFVQKLIAELVGTYMLIFAGCAAIVLNINKDNVVTLPGIASVWGLVVMVLIYSVGHVSGAHFNPAVTIAFASCKRFPWNQVPAYILVQVIGSTLASGSLRLIFNGKEDQFVGTVPAGTNMQAFILEFIATFYLMFVISGVATDDRAMKHFSGVAIGATVSLDILFSGPLTGASMNPARSLGPAIVTGHYKGLWIYIIGPTLGAIFGAWTYNLMRLTNKSWGEAVKEISESQKVIEVSSKDKVICKCSEGWTCIVTKTEEPEAHNIFFECGDEGCVCIIDETHTLKKHVYVYDKTKRRRSYKMYI, from the exons ATGTCCACttcaattatatatataaaagtatCTGAAAAAGTCAATAGCTTATTTCTTGTTCTGCCGTTATTATTGTCTGTGTTTGTTGGAGCAAATAATCAAAGCAAAAGTATGGAGGATTTACCAGTTGTTGATGGAATACGAGCTACATCGTTAAGGATTAATAGCTatccatccccagcagaatcCAACACTACCGCTACGACTTCACAAAAACATTCAAAATGCTTAATAAGTGTGCATTTCGTTCAAAAG TTGATTGCAGAGCTTGTGGGAACCTACATGTTGATATTTGCTGGTTGTGCTGCTATAGTGTTAAATATAAACAAGGACAACGTTGTCACACTACCTGGAATTGCATCTGTTTGGGGACTTGTTGTTATGGTTTTGATTTACTCTGTTGGTCATGTCTCTGGTGCACATTTCAACCCTGCTGTTACCATTGCTTTTGCCTCTTGCAAAAGGTTTCCTTGGAATCAG GTACCGGCCTATATTTTGGTTCAAGTCATAGGATCCACTCTAGCTAGTGGAAGCCTTCGACTAATATTTAATGGCAAAGAAGACCAGTTTGTAGGAACAGTTCCAGCAGGAACAAATATGCAGGCTTTTATACTTGAGTTCATAGCCACATTCTACCTCATGTTTGTCATCTCTGGTGTTGCTACTGATGATCGAGCT ATGAAACACTTCTCTGGGGTTGCAATTGGAGCCACTGTTTCACTTGATATATTGTTCTCCGG GCCATTAACAGGGGCATCAATGAACCCTGCAAGGAGTTTGGGACCAGCAATTGTTACAGGTCATTACAAAGGGCTATGGATTTACATTATAGGGCCAACTTTAGGGGCCATATTTGGTGCTTGGACTTACAATCTTATGAGACTCACAAATAAGTCATG GGGTGAAGCTGTAAAAGAGATTTCAGAGTCACAAAAAGTTATAGAAGTATCCTCAAAAGACAAGGTTATATGCAAGTGTAGTGAAGGGTGGACATGCATTGTAACCAAAACTGAAGAACCAGAAGCACACAACATCTTCTTTGAATGTGGTGATGAAGGTTGTGTGTGTATTATTGATGAAACACACACTCTGAAAAagcatgtatatgtatatgatAAGACAAAAAGGAGAAGGAGCTACAAAATGTATATTTAA